Proteins encoded together in one Streptomyces sp. NBC_01216 window:
- a CDS encoding HD domain-containing protein, protein MDLSLPDPCADFDLPRTELTSRALRFVADAEPGFLYRHSVRSYLFARALADLQGLRPGADYDDEVVFLGCVLHDLGLCEQGNGGQRFEVDGADLAARFLREHGADEARVAVVWDAIALHTSDGIAHRKGPEVALTQAGAAVDVLGRGGEQLPPGFADRVHAAFPRDDLAYAITDAIVAQALENPAKASPLSFPGQVLRRHLPEGTLSDWHDLIAHSAWGDQPAGNAAGAGTTP, encoded by the coding sequence GTGGACCTTTCCCTCCCCGACCCGTGTGCGGACTTCGACCTGCCGCGTACCGAACTGACCTCACGTGCGCTGCGGTTCGTCGCGGACGCCGAGCCCGGCTTCCTGTACCGGCACAGCGTGCGCAGCTATCTGTTCGCCCGCGCCCTGGCCGACCTGCAGGGACTGCGGCCCGGCGCCGACTACGACGACGAGGTGGTGTTCCTGGGCTGCGTCCTGCACGATCTGGGCCTGTGCGAGCAGGGCAACGGAGGCCAGCGGTTCGAGGTGGACGGGGCCGACCTGGCCGCCCGGTTCCTGCGGGAACACGGGGCAGACGAGGCGCGGGTCGCGGTGGTGTGGGACGCCATCGCGCTGCACACATCGGACGGGATTGCGCACCGCAAGGGTCCGGAAGTCGCGCTGACCCAGGCAGGCGCCGCCGTTGACGTGCTGGGACGCGGCGGGGAGCAACTGCCGCCAGGCTTCGCGGACCGTGTCCACGCCGCATTCCCCCGGGACGACCTGGCCTATGCGATCACCGACGCGATCGTCGCGCAGGCCCTGGAGAACCCGGCCAAGGCCAGCCCGTTGAGCTTTCCCGGCCAGGTACTGCGCCGCCATCTGCCGGAAGGCACACTGTCCGACTGGCACGACCTGATCGCCCACTCAGCATGGGGTGACCAGCCTGCGGGGAATGCGGCGGGTGCCGGGACAACCCCATGA
- a CDS encoding GlxA family transcriptional regulator: MSVIAILALDGVLPFELSIPGQVFGTANEVAATRHYQLRVCAPNPTVTTSPEHGAFRIQVPYRLDALTEADTVIVPAHAGFLDPPPNLVVTALRDAAARGARMASMCVGAFTLAATGLLDGHKATTHWQYADELTRRHPRVAVDSGVLFVDNGALITSAGVAAALDLCLHLVHRDLGADCAAATARRTVMPLQRDGGQAQFIEPSQTATTGTTLLSPTLHWMAGNLHRPLTLADIAGHAAMSVRSLNRHFRAQTGTTPQQWLLRARVRRAQQLLETTDLPVERIADASGFGSAVTLRHHFARVAGTSPHAYRTAFQAR; encoded by the coding sequence ATGTCGGTCATCGCCATCCTTGCTCTCGACGGCGTCCTGCCCTTCGAGCTGTCCATACCCGGCCAGGTCTTCGGCACGGCCAACGAGGTCGCCGCCACCCGGCACTACCAGCTGCGAGTGTGTGCCCCCAACCCGACCGTCACCACCTCACCGGAACACGGAGCGTTTCGGATCCAGGTGCCGTACCGACTGGACGCCCTCACGGAGGCGGACACCGTCATCGTCCCCGCCCACGCCGGCTTCCTCGACCCTCCGCCCAACCTCGTGGTGACGGCCCTGCGCGACGCGGCAGCCCGCGGCGCCCGCATGGCCTCGATGTGCGTCGGCGCGTTCACACTCGCCGCCACCGGTCTACTCGACGGGCACAAGGCAACCACCCACTGGCAGTACGCGGACGAACTCACCCGCCGCCATCCGCGCGTGGCCGTGGACAGCGGTGTCCTGTTCGTCGACAACGGCGCCCTGATCACGTCAGCCGGCGTCGCCGCAGCGCTGGACCTGTGCCTGCACCTGGTCCACCGCGACTTGGGCGCGGACTGTGCGGCGGCTACCGCACGCCGCACAGTGATGCCGTTGCAACGCGACGGTGGGCAGGCCCAGTTCATCGAGCCGTCCCAGACTGCGACGACCGGCACCACCCTGCTGAGCCCGACACTGCACTGGATGGCCGGCAACCTGCACCGCCCGCTCACACTGGCAGATATCGCGGGTCACGCGGCGATGAGCGTGCGCAGCCTCAACCGACACTTCCGCGCACAGACGGGCACCACGCCGCAGCAGTGGCTGCTGCGCGCTCGCGTCCGCCGCGCCCAGCAACTCCTGGAGACGACCGACCTCCCGGTCGAGCGCATCGCCGACGCGAGTGGCTTCGGCTCCGCAGTGACGCTGCGCCACCATTTCGCCCGTGTGGCAGGCACGTCACCGCACGCGTACCGCACTGCGTTCCAAGCACGGTGA
- a CDS encoding IS3 family transposase, giving the protein MRLLVGIVDACRITGRSRATHHRRAHPRPPAPTRPRPAPVTALSATERAAVLALMNSDEYAELPPAQIYARELDEGRYHCSERTMYRILKEAGQDGERRRIATHGAKTVPELVATAPSQVFTWDITKLAGPDKGIWYHAYVIIDIYSRYIVGWTVERAESAERAEELIRETIERNGIVPETVHADRGTSMTSKKVSQLLMDLGVTRSHSRPKVSNDNPYSEAHFKTTKYQSDFPQRFDSLTHAREWMDGFISYYNHVHRHSGIGYHTPASVHFGTAELVREQRAVTLQAAYERHPERFNRRPVPPSIPRQTWINDPTGCVQ; this is encoded by the coding sequence TTGAGGCTGCTGGTGGGCATCGTGGACGCCTGCCGGATCACCGGACGCTCCCGGGCGACCCACCACCGACGGGCTCACCCCAGGCCGCCGGCGCCCACGCGACCGCGTCCGGCCCCGGTCACCGCACTGTCGGCCACCGAGCGGGCCGCGGTGCTGGCGCTGATGAACAGCGACGAGTACGCGGAGCTGCCGCCGGCGCAGATCTACGCCCGCGAACTGGACGAGGGGCGCTACCACTGCTCAGAGCGCACGATGTACCGGATCCTGAAGGAGGCCGGGCAGGACGGCGAGCGGCGCCGGATCGCCACCCACGGCGCCAAGACCGTGCCCGAGCTGGTCGCCACCGCGCCTTCGCAGGTGTTCACCTGGGACATCACGAAGCTGGCCGGTCCGGACAAGGGCATCTGGTACCACGCCTACGTCATCATCGACATCTACAGCCGTTACATCGTCGGCTGGACGGTGGAGCGGGCCGAATCGGCCGAGCGGGCCGAGGAGTTGATCCGCGAGACCATCGAGCGCAACGGCATCGTGCCCGAGACCGTGCATGCCGACCGGGGCACCTCCATGACCTCCAAGAAGGTCTCGCAACTGCTGATGGACCTCGGAGTCACCCGCAGTCACTCACGCCCCAAGGTCAGCAACGACAATCCCTACAGCGAGGCACACTTCAAGACCACCAAGTACCAGAGCGACTTCCCGCAGAGGTTCGACTCGCTGACGCACGCCCGGGAGTGGATGGACGGCTTCATCAGCTACTACAACCACGTCCACCGACACTCCGGGATCGGCTACCACACACCGGCCAGCGTGCACTTCGGCACTGCAGAGCTGGTACGCGAGCAACGAGCCGTCACCCTCCAAGCGGCCTACGAACGGCATCCGGAGCGGTTCAACCGACGCCCCGTCCCGCCATCGATCCCCCGCCAGACATGGATCAACGATCCCACCGGGTGTGTCCAGTAG
- a CDS encoding IS256 family transposase — protein MLVDRARSEGLQLTGEGGLLQQLTKRVLESALEGEITDHLGYEKHDAEGRGSGNSRNGTRAKTVLTDVGPVEVKVPRDVAGTFEPAIVKKRQRRLSGVDEMVLSLSAKGLTHGEISAHLAEVYGASVSKATISTITDRVMDGMAEWSNRPLDRVYPVLFVDAINVKIRDGQVANRPIYVVMAVTAEGHRDILGIWAGDGGEGAKYWLSVFTDLKNRGVDDVLMLVCDGLKGLPEAVEAVWPRTIVQTCVVHLLRNSFRHAARQDWDKIAKALKPVYTAPNEAAATERFGEFQEAWGKKYPAVIRLWENAWAEFVPFLSFDVEIRKVICSTNAIESVNARIRKAVRARGHFPNEAAAMKCVYMALMSLDPTGKGRKRWTMRWKAPLNAFQIAFEGRLTPAAN, from the coding sequence ATGCTCGTGGATCGGGCCCGGTCGGAGGGCCTGCAGCTGACTGGGGAGGGTGGGCTGCTCCAGCAGCTGACCAAGCGGGTGCTGGAGTCCGCCCTGGAGGGCGAGATCACCGATCACCTCGGATACGAGAAGCATGACGCCGAAGGTCGGGGCAGTGGCAACAGCCGCAACGGGACGCGGGCGAAGACGGTGCTGACCGATGTCGGCCCGGTCGAGGTCAAGGTCCCCCGGGACGTGGCCGGAACGTTCGAGCCGGCCATCGTCAAGAAGCGGCAGCGGCGCCTGTCCGGGGTGGACGAAATGGTGCTGTCGCTGTCCGCGAAGGGACTGACGCACGGGGAAATCTCCGCCCACCTGGCCGAGGTCTACGGCGCGAGCGTGTCCAAGGCGACCATCTCCACGATCACCGACAGGGTGATGGACGGGATGGCGGAATGGTCCAACCGCCCCCTGGACCGCGTCTATCCGGTGCTGTTCGTGGATGCGATCAACGTCAAGATCCGGGACGGGCAGGTGGCAAACCGTCCGATCTACGTCGTCATGGCCGTGACCGCCGAGGGCCACCGCGACATCCTGGGGATCTGGGCCGGTGACGGCGGCGAGGGCGCGAAGTACTGGCTGAGCGTGTTCACGGACCTGAAGAACAGGGGCGTCGACGATGTCCTGATGCTGGTCTGCGACGGACTGAAGGGCCTGCCCGAGGCGGTGGAGGCCGTCTGGCCTCGAACGATTGTGCAGACCTGTGTCGTTCATCTGCTGCGGAACTCCTTCCGGCACGCGGCCCGACAGGACTGGGACAAGATCGCCAAGGCGTTGAAGCCCGTCTACACGGCGCCGAACGAAGCCGCCGCGACCGAGCGGTTCGGCGAGTTCCAGGAAGCCTGGGGCAAGAAGTACCCGGCGGTCATCCGGCTCTGGGAGAACGCCTGGGCCGAGTTCGTGCCCTTCCTCTCCTTCGACGTCGAGATCCGCAAGGTCATCTGCTCGACGAACGCGATCGAGTCCGTCAACGCCCGCATCCGCAAGGCAGTACGCGCCCGCGGCCATTTCCCCAACGAGGCCGCGGCCATGAAGTGCGTCTACATGGCCCTCATGTCGCTGGACCCGACCGGCAAGGGCCGCAAGCGGTGGACCATGCGCTGGAAGGCGCCCCTGAACGCCTTCCAGATCGCCTTCGAAGGCCGGCTCACCCCGGCCGCCAACTGA
- a CDS encoding IS3 family transposase (programmed frameshift) — translation MARSSHYPLELRRRAVRMVAEVRPDYDTEWAALKAVAQKLGIGTTETLRKWVRQDQVDAGVRPGVTTEESAELKRLKKENAELKRANEILKAAAFFLRGRARPATHTLVAFIDEHKGRFGGVEPICRVLTMHDCKIAPSTYYAHHQRQAAPSARTVRDSELKELIQHVYDTNYRVYGARKIWRELNRQGVTVARCTVERLMRELGIAGAVRGRRVITTLPGGQADRAPDLVDRDFIAGAPNRCWVADFTHVKTWAGVVYVAFVVDTFSRRIVGWSAATVKETVFVLDALEMAIWQRDRDQHPVQPGELIHHSDAGSQYTSFRLAEHLDAAGIAASIGSVGDAYDNALMESTIGLFKTELIKPRRPWKTLSDVELATAEYVDWYNHRRLHGEIGHVPPVEYENNHYRATTKPQVTTNI, via the exons ATGGCACGTTCTTCCCATTACCCGCTTGAGCTGCGCCGTCGTGCGGTGCGGATGGTCGCCGAGGTGCGGCCGGATTACGACACCGAGTGGGCCGCGTTGAAAGCGGTCGCCCAGAAGCTGGGCATCGGCACGACCGAGACGCTCCGCAAGTGGGTGAGGCAGGACCAGGTCGACGCCGGAGTGCGTCCTGGCGTGACCACCGAGGAATCGGCCGAGCTGAAGCGACTGAAGAAGGAGAACGCCGAGCTCAAGCGGGCGAACGAGATCCTGAAAGCCGCGGCGT TCTTTCTTCGCGGCCGAGCTCGACCGGCCACACACACGCTCGTAGCGTTCATCGACGAGCACAAGGGCCGCTTCGGCGGTGTCGAGCCGATCTGCCGCGTGCTGACGATGCACGACTGCAAGATCGCCCCCTCCACCTACTACGCCCACCACCAACGCCAGGCCGCACCGTCCGCCAGGACCGTGCGGGACAGCGAGCTGAAAGAGCTGATCCAGCACGTCTACGACACCAACTACCGCGTCTACGGGGCGAGGAAGATCTGGCGGGAGCTGAACCGGCAGGGCGTCACGGTGGCCCGCTGCACCGTCGAGCGCCTGATGCGGGAACTCGGCATCGCAGGAGCGGTCCGCGGCAGACGTGTGATCACCACGCTTCCCGGCGGCCAGGCCGACCGGGCCCCCGACCTTGTGGACCGGGACTTCATCGCCGGCGCCCCGAACCGCTGCTGGGTCGCGGACTTCACCCACGTGAAGACCTGGGCCGGCGTCGTCTACGTCGCCTTCGTCGTGGACACCTTCTCCCGCCGGATCGTCGGCTGGTCCGCGGCCACCGTGAAGGAGACGGTCTTCGTGCTGGACGCCCTGGAGATGGCGATCTGGCAGCGCGACCGCGACCAACACCCCGTTCAGCCAGGCGAGTTGATCCATCACTCGGACGCCGGGTCGCAGTACACGAGTTTCCGGCTCGCCGAGCACCTGGACGCAGCCGGCATCGCCGCCTCGATCGGCTCGGTCGGCGACGCCTATGACAACGCTTTGATGGAGAGCACGATCGGCCTGTTCAAGACCGAGCTGATCAAGCCCCGACGGCCATGGAAGACGCTGTCCGACGTCGAGCTCGCCACCGCCGAGTACGTCGACTGGTACAACCACCGACGACTCCACGGTGAGATAGGCCACGTCCCGCCCGTCGAATACGAGAACAACCACTACCGAGCAACCACGAAACCCCAGGTCACAACCAACATCTGA